One window of Mangrovibacterium diazotrophicum genomic DNA carries:
- a CDS encoding LytR/AlgR family response regulator transcription factor: MEQAERKYNCLVVDDEFLARKLIAEYISKVSHLNLVASLDSPVDAIDLIAKGNIDILFIDIEMSEISGIDFIKYLTGPNRPLVIFVTAYPQYAVQGFEVDAIEYLIKPATFPRFIKAVNKATDILNMKSRISKLEQFQAAPAADEKPADAGNDHIIVRTDRKIVKLRYNDILFIEGAMEYVNFQTKEQRIMGLFSLRKLEEELPADQFMRIHKSFIVAIDKITEIDGNQVKVGQWTIYVSKNNRPKLVQLFSGNTEGI, encoded by the coding sequence AACTGATCGCGGAATATATTTCGAAGGTATCGCACCTGAACCTTGTCGCTTCGCTCGACAGCCCGGTTGATGCCATCGACCTGATTGCCAAAGGCAACATCGACATCTTGTTTATCGATATTGAAATGTCGGAGATTTCGGGAATCGACTTCATCAAATACTTGACCGGCCCCAACCGGCCGCTGGTTATTTTTGTAACGGCTTACCCGCAATACGCGGTGCAGGGCTTCGAGGTGGATGCGATCGAATACCTCATTAAACCGGCTACTTTTCCGCGCTTCATCAAAGCCGTAAACAAGGCAACGGATATTCTGAACATGAAAAGCCGGATTTCGAAGCTGGAGCAGTTTCAGGCGGCTCCGGCCGCGGATGAAAAGCCGGCTGATGCAGGCAACGACCACATTATTGTCCGCACCGATCGCAAAATCGTCAAACTTCGCTACAACGATATCCTGTTTATTGAAGGGGCGATGGAATACGTCAACTTTCAAACAAAAGAACAGCGAATTATGGGACTGTTTTCGTTGCGCAAGCTCGAGGAGGAATTGCCTGCTGACCAGTTTATGCGCATCCATAAATCGTTCATTGTCGCCATCGACAAAATCACAGAAATTGATGGGAACCAGGTAAAAGTGGGGCAGTGGACCATCTATGTGAGTAAGAATAATCGGCCTAAACTGGTGCAGCTGTTTTCCGGAAACACAGAGGGAATTTGA